One segment of Poecile atricapillus isolate bPoeAtr1 chromosome 5, bPoeAtr1.hap1, whole genome shotgun sequence DNA contains the following:
- the NAB1 gene encoding NGFI-A-binding protein 1 isoform X1, whose translation MASALPRTLGELQLYRILQKANLLFYFDAFIQQGGDDVQQLCEAGEEEFLEIMALVGMASKPLHVRRLQKALRDWVTNPGLFNQPLTSLPVSSIPIYKLPEGSPAWLGISCSSYERNSSTREPHLKIPKCAATTCVQSVGTSKSDVGNLSLQSSSEPRLWQGHHTTESEHSLSPADLGSPASPKENSETLDAAAALSVAECVERMVPSLPKSDSNEVKELLKTNKKLAKMIGHIFEMSDDDPHKEEEIRKYSAIYGRFDSKRKDGKHLTLHELTVNEAAAQLCVKDNALLTRRDELFALARQISREVTYKYTYRTTKSKCGERDELSPKRIKIEDGYPDFQDTVQTLYQQDKMPLALAKGKSEDPTALNSQSEKVMAKQMEFLCNQAALERRLSTGCYRQNSEEHSPNGMSLDNADGQGERPLNLRMSNLPSRQMQHISLDGEQHVGKSLCSDLIRLYPSGEAKSQSSEGLGILKDFPHSAFNNIERKVIKTEPEDTR comes from the exons ATGGCGTCAGCTCTACCCAGAACCCTTGGAGAATTGCAGCTGTATCGAATACTACAAAAAGCAAATCTCTTATTCTACTTCGATGCCTTCATTCAGCAGGGTGGTGATGAtgtccagcagctctgtgaagcAGGTGAAGAGGAGTTTTTGGAGATAATGGCTCTCGTAGGCATGGCTAGCAAGCCACTTCACGTCCGACGGCTGCAGAAGGCTTTGAGGGACTGGGTCACAAACCCTGGCCTTTTTAACCAGCCTCTCACCTCCTTACCAGTCAGCAGCATCCCTATATATAAGCTGCCAGAAGGGTCTCCTGCGTGGCTGGGGATATCCTGCAGCAGTTACGAaaggaacagcagcaccagagAGCCTCACCTGAAGATTCCGAAATGCGCTGCCACGACGTGCGTGCAGAGCGTGGGCACGAGCAAATCTGATGTGGGGAACTTatcactgcagagcagcagcgAGCCCAGACTCTGGCAAGGACACCACACCACAGAGAGTGAGCACAGCCTTTCCCCGGCTGACCTTGGCTCTCCAGCCTCACCAAAGGAAAACAGCGAGAccctggatgctgctgctgctctgtcagTCGCTGAGTGTGTAGAACGTATGGTTCCCTCCCTGCCCAAAAGTGACTCCAATGAAGTCAAGGAGTTACTGAAAACAAATAAGAAACTGGCAAAGATGATTGGTCACATCTTTGAGATGAGTGACGATGACCCTCACAAAGAGGAGGAGATCAGGAAGTACAGTGCAATATATGGCAGATTTGACTCGAAAAGAAAGGATGGCAAGCATCTCACCCTCCATGAG CTAACAGTTAACGAAGCAGCTGCCCAGCTGTGTGTGAAAGATAACGCCTTGTTGACCAGGAGGGACGAGCTCTTCGCGCTGGCCCGGCAAATCTCTCGGGAGGTCACCTATAAGTACACCTACAGGACCACCAA ATCTAAATGTGGAGAAAGGGATGAGCTGTCACCAAAGAGAATCAAGATAGAG GATGGTTATCCTGACTTCCAGGACACAGTCCAGACACTCTATCAACAGGACAAAATGCCACTTGCTTTGGCTAAAGGAAAGAGTGAAGATCCAACAGCTCTTAATTCCCAG TCGGAAAAGGTGATGGCAAAACAGATGGAGTTTCTTTGCAACCAGGCAGCGTTAGAGAGACGTCTTTCCACAGGGTGTTACAGGCAGAACTCAGAAGAGCACAGCCCCAATGGCATGTCATTAGATAATGCTGATGGACAAG GTGAAAGACCACTGAACCTCCGAATGTCCAACCTGCCAAGCAGACAGATGCAGCACATTTCACTTGATGGAGAGCAGCACGTTGGGAAATCTCTGTGCAGTGATTTGATCCGGCTTTACCCCAGTGGTGAGGCAAAGTCTCAGTCCTCGG AAGGCCTTGgtattttaaaggattttcctCATTCCGCTTTTAACAACATTGAAAGGAAGGTCATAAAAACAGAACCTGAAGACACAAGATAG
- the NAB1 gene encoding NGFI-A-binding protein 1 isoform X2, whose amino-acid sequence MASALPRTLGELQLYRILQKANLLFYFDAFIQQGGDDVQQLCEAGEEEFLEIMALVGMASKPLHVRRLQKALRDWVTNPGLFNQPLTSLPVSSIPIYKLPEGSPAWLGISCSSYERNSSTREPHLKIPKCAATTCVQSVGTSKSDVGNLSLQSSSEPRLWQGHHTTESEHSLSPADLGSPASPKENSETLDAAAALSVAECVERMVPSLPKSDSNEVKELLKTNKKLAKMIGHIFEMSDDDPHKEEEIRKYSAIYGRFDSKRKDGKHLTLHELTVNEAAAQLCVKDNALLTRRDELFALARQISREVTYKYTYRTTKSKCGERDELSPKRIKIEDGYPDFQDTVQTLYQQDKMPLALAKGKSEDPTALNSQSEKVMAKQMEFLCNQAALERRLSTGCYRQNSEEHSPNGMSLDNADGQGERPLNLRMSNLPSRQMQHISLDGEQHVGKSLCSDLIRLYPSEGLGILKDFPHSAFNNIERKVIKTEPEDTR is encoded by the exons ATGGCGTCAGCTCTACCCAGAACCCTTGGAGAATTGCAGCTGTATCGAATACTACAAAAAGCAAATCTCTTATTCTACTTCGATGCCTTCATTCAGCAGGGTGGTGATGAtgtccagcagctctgtgaagcAGGTGAAGAGGAGTTTTTGGAGATAATGGCTCTCGTAGGCATGGCTAGCAAGCCACTTCACGTCCGACGGCTGCAGAAGGCTTTGAGGGACTGGGTCACAAACCCTGGCCTTTTTAACCAGCCTCTCACCTCCTTACCAGTCAGCAGCATCCCTATATATAAGCTGCCAGAAGGGTCTCCTGCGTGGCTGGGGATATCCTGCAGCAGTTACGAaaggaacagcagcaccagagAGCCTCACCTGAAGATTCCGAAATGCGCTGCCACGACGTGCGTGCAGAGCGTGGGCACGAGCAAATCTGATGTGGGGAACTTatcactgcagagcagcagcgAGCCCAGACTCTGGCAAGGACACCACACCACAGAGAGTGAGCACAGCCTTTCCCCGGCTGACCTTGGCTCTCCAGCCTCACCAAAGGAAAACAGCGAGAccctggatgctgctgctgctctgtcagTCGCTGAGTGTGTAGAACGTATGGTTCCCTCCCTGCCCAAAAGTGACTCCAATGAAGTCAAGGAGTTACTGAAAACAAATAAGAAACTGGCAAAGATGATTGGTCACATCTTTGAGATGAGTGACGATGACCCTCACAAAGAGGAGGAGATCAGGAAGTACAGTGCAATATATGGCAGATTTGACTCGAAAAGAAAGGATGGCAAGCATCTCACCCTCCATGAG CTAACAGTTAACGAAGCAGCTGCCCAGCTGTGTGTGAAAGATAACGCCTTGTTGACCAGGAGGGACGAGCTCTTCGCGCTGGCCCGGCAAATCTCTCGGGAGGTCACCTATAAGTACACCTACAGGACCACCAA ATCTAAATGTGGAGAAAGGGATGAGCTGTCACCAAAGAGAATCAAGATAGAG GATGGTTATCCTGACTTCCAGGACACAGTCCAGACACTCTATCAACAGGACAAAATGCCACTTGCTTTGGCTAAAGGAAAGAGTGAAGATCCAACAGCTCTTAATTCCCAG TCGGAAAAGGTGATGGCAAAACAGATGGAGTTTCTTTGCAACCAGGCAGCGTTAGAGAGACGTCTTTCCACAGGGTGTTACAGGCAGAACTCAGAAGAGCACAGCCCCAATGGCATGTCATTAGATAATGCTGATGGACAAG GTGAAAGACCACTGAACCTCCGAATGTCCAACCTGCCAAGCAGACAGATGCAGCACATTTCACTTGATGGAGAGCAGCACGTTGGGAAATCTCTGTGCAGTGATTTGATCCGGCTTTACCCCAGTG AAGGCCTTGgtattttaaaggattttcctCATTCCGCTTTTAACAACATTGAAAGGAAGGTCATAAAAACAGAACCTGAAGACACAAGATAG